One window from the genome of Parasteatoda tepidariorum isolate YZ-2023 chromosome 8, CAS_Ptep_4.0, whole genome shotgun sequence encodes:
- the LOC107445769 gene encoding cilia- and flagella-associated protein 161-like, which translates to MDYSIFFETSSDRRKRYVSEVHDYHNDAVLLGYWSDERARKEIETERLLQAFANEELPFQKLDRYASLLAKPVQLTRNLDGFLHHGDIIRLKWSHQNETLYLAALPQNIATDGTFDEPCWVTASADSRIMARNSVYIFRNSNFVPNHVPLTYGEMIIICTVDEAGHRLLNGEPKNFTAFAQKSGHMEVTFVKELSGRGLWRIFCTHKDDRLKTEGQFIPCNTDVIIHHVASGQNLAVERKTEIKTVLGYEREISVHSYINRCKTDDEPNIWRIEAPFIKPEDYGEPIKLTCNKKL; encoded by the coding sequence ATGGATTAcagcatattttttgaaacatcatcAGATCGTAGAAAACGATATGTCAGTGAAGTACACGATTATCATAACGACGCCGTTCTTCTCGGTTATTGGTCCGATGAGAGGGCTCGAAAAGAGATCGAAACTGAGAGACTTCTGCAAGCTTTTGCCAATGAAGAATTGCCCTTTCAGAAACTCGACAGGTACGCATCGCTATTAGCCAAACCCGTTCAACTCACCCGGAATTTGGATGGTTTCTTGCACCACGGTGACATAATTCGCTTGAAATGGTCACACCAGAACGAAACATTGTACTTGGCGGCTTTACCTCAAAATATTGCCACAGATGGTACATTCGACGAACCTTGCTGGGTTACGGCAAGTGCAGATTCAAGAATAATGGCAAGGAATTCTGTTTACATATTCCGCAATAGCAATTTTGTACCGAATCACGTTCCTTTAACATACGGAGAAATGATAATAATCTGCACTGTGGATGAAGCGGGCCATCGTTTATTGAACGGCGAGCCGAAAAATTTTACGGCATTTGCTCAAAAATCCGGTCACATGGAAGTAACGTTTGTCAAGGAGTTGTCCGGGAGAGGATTGTGGAGGATATTTTGCACCCATAAAGACGATAGGCTGAAAACAGAAGGACAGTTTATACCGTGTAATACAGACGTAATTATTCATCATGTGGCCAGTGGACAAAATTTAGCAGTTGAAAGAAAGACcgaaataaaaacagttttaggATATGAGAGAGAAATATCTGTACATTCGTACATAAATCGGTGCAAAACAGATGACGAGCCAAATATCTGGCGAATCGAAGCTCCTTTCATTAAACCAGAGGATTACGGCGAACCAATCAAATTAACGtgcaataaaaagttataa
- the LOC107445771 gene encoding neurotrophin 1-like produces MEMVKSVVQRYQGDVHRMYSEMQPLPVDVAGGNVSYRYNFPSERGAWACETDIFTMRIGWARNWAGRWKVVLNTDQFPQAVRLEHCKYENRSCQMMPPCVRSSCLQRYTAVQLLSTDPQAPDQSPTVDTFLLPGGCSCYIDFL; encoded by the exons GGAAATGGTGAAATCGGTGGTGCAACGCTATCAGGGAGATGTGCACCGGATGTATTCAGAGATGCAACCTTTGCCCGTAGATGTTGCTGGTGGAAACGTCAGCTACAGGTACAATTTTCCATCTGAAAGAGGAGCCTGGGCCTGCGAGACTGATATATTCACCATGAGGATAGGATGGGCCCGAAACTGGGCCGGTCGGTGGAAAGTTGTCCTCAACACTGATCAGTTCCCACAAGCAGTTAGACTAGAGCACTGCAA GTACGAAAACCGGTCTTGCCAAATGATGCCTCCTTGTGTGAGATCTTCTTGCCTACAACGGTACACAGCAGTGCAACTTCTGAGTACGGATCCTCAGGCTCCTGACCAAAGTCCGACCGTGGACACGTTTCTTCTTCCCGGAGGATGCTCTTGTTATATTGACTTCCTATGA